One region of Termitidicoccus mucosus genomic DNA includes:
- a CDS encoding L-rhamnose isomerase: MDAFNLAKQRYADLGVDVEKSLQTLAATPVSLQCWQGDDVGGFENAGGALTGGIAATGNYPGKARGPAELRADLDLALSLIPGSHRVNVHASYAELGGQKVDRDAYTIEHFAGWVDWAKQRGLGLDFNPTCFSHPLSADGFTLSHHDEAVRKFWIRHGIACRKIAGEMGRRLGKTVITNFWMPDGFKDTPVNRRAYRERMEQSLDEIFAVAIDQQCNRDALESKLFGVGFESCTIGSHEFYMGYTMKNKKVLCLDAGHFHPTETLADKISSVLQFLPEILLHVSRGVRWDSDHVVALDDQTRALMEEIVRGDYLSRVHIGMDFFDASINRIMAWVIGARNTQKALLLALIEPRDRLRKLEAEGDYSTRLALLEEAKSLPFGAIWDEFCRRNNTPVGVAWIPTVKDYEKKVLSARK, from the coding sequence ATGGACGCATTCAACCTCGCAAAACAACGTTACGCCGACCTCGGCGTGGACGTCGAAAAATCCCTCCAAACCCTCGCCGCCACGCCCGTGTCGCTTCAATGCTGGCAGGGCGACGACGTGGGCGGCTTCGAAAACGCCGGCGGCGCGCTCACCGGTGGCATCGCCGCCACCGGCAACTACCCCGGCAAAGCCCGCGGCCCCGCCGAGCTTCGCGCCGACCTCGACCTCGCGCTCTCGCTCATCCCCGGCAGTCACCGCGTCAACGTGCATGCCAGCTACGCCGAGCTCGGCGGCCAAAAAGTGGACCGCGACGCCTACACCATCGAGCACTTCGCGGGCTGGGTTGACTGGGCGAAACAGCGCGGCCTCGGCCTCGATTTCAACCCGACCTGCTTCTCGCACCCGCTGTCCGCCGACGGCTTCACGCTCTCGCACCACGACGAGGCTGTCCGCAAATTCTGGATACGCCACGGCATCGCCTGCCGCAAGATCGCCGGGGAGATGGGCCGCCGCCTCGGCAAGACCGTCATCACGAATTTCTGGATGCCGGACGGCTTCAAGGACACGCCGGTCAACCGCCGCGCCTACCGCGAGCGCATGGAGCAGTCGCTCGACGAAATCTTCGCAGTCGCCATCGACCAGCAGTGCAACCGCGACGCACTCGAAAGCAAACTCTTCGGCGTGGGCTTCGAGTCCTGCACCATCGGCTCGCACGAGTTCTACATGGGCTACACCATGAAGAACAAAAAAGTCCTCTGCCTCGACGCCGGCCACTTCCACCCGACCGAGACGCTTGCGGACAAAATCTCCTCCGTGCTCCAGTTCCTGCCCGAGATCCTGCTCCACGTGAGTCGCGGCGTGCGCTGGGACAGCGACCACGTCGTCGCGCTCGACGACCAGACGCGCGCGCTCATGGAGGAAATCGTGCGCGGCGACTATCTCTCCCGCGTACACATCGGCATGGATTTCTTCGACGCGAGCATCAACCGCATCATGGCCTGGGTCATCGGCGCGCGCAACACGCAGAAGGCCCTCCTGCTCGCGCTGATCGAGCCGCGCGACCGGCTTCGCAAGCTGGAGGCCGAGGGCGATTACAGCACCCGCCTCGCGTTGCTGGAGGAGGCGAAATCGCTTCCCTTCGGCGCGATCTGGGACGAGTTCTGCCGGCGCAACAACACGCCCGTCGGCGTCGCGTGGATTCCCACGGTCAAGGACTACGAGAAAAAAGTGCTCTCGGCGCGCAAATAA
- a CDS encoding phospholipase D family protein has protein sequence MSIHAPDAVSKRDLCFRRNETGDAGIPARSVIADKNARAPGKRPNGGVATKLTFIWKRHDSGHPPHAVLPCILAALALLAAGCSSVRDHYYKPVSRALPAPAGTPGALRIQEKAAAHPDGESGFRLLALSADALAARITLADAAARSIDVQYFSFHDDATGNLVASRLLAAADRGVRVRVLIDGTGTIGRDGDLLALDAHPNLEVRIFNPFKNRSSNTVSLATQFFIDGRRLNRRMHNKSFIVDNQIAIIGGRNIGDEYFDARQDMNYRDLDVITIGPVVAPMSETFDTFWNSDYAYPITAFHSRPPRPDAIARRRAAIEAGSFALSSAADIDTLLGDGPLTPRPLRANPTAVQPRWHWGSARLIADDPLKANPDSPKKGPRLGEILDEMLPGTTDELIIISPYFVPQKQGVALLAGIEQRGAQVKVLTNSLASTDNLIVHTGYARYRRRLLEAGVELYELRPIPAAKNKTLFRGKRSRGISLHAKAIVIDRRMTFIGSMNIDPRAALLNTEIGVLVDSPSLATAVAQFFKEASEPDSSFRPHLLPPNDKGQRPLCWTGESDGREIKTYVEPRASLWRRISAKVLRIFPIEGLL, from the coding sequence GTGTCCATCCACGCACCTGATGCCGTTTCCAAACGGGATTTATGCTTCAGGCGGAACGAAACCGGGGACGCGGGCATTCCTGCCCGCTCGGTTATCGCGGACAAGAATGCCCGCGCTCCCGGAAAACGACCGAATGGAGGCGTTGCCACGAAACTGACCTTCATTTGGAAACGGCATGACTCCGGGCATCCGCCGCATGCCGTCCTGCCTTGCATCCTGGCCGCGCTCGCCCTCCTCGCCGCCGGCTGCTCCAGTGTCCGCGACCACTATTACAAGCCGGTCTCCCGGGCTCTCCCTGCGCCCGCCGGCACTCCCGGCGCGCTTCGCATCCAGGAAAAGGCCGCCGCCCATCCCGACGGCGAATCCGGTTTCCGCCTGCTCGCGCTCAGTGCCGACGCGCTCGCCGCCCGCATCACCCTGGCCGATGCCGCCGCCCGCTCGATCGACGTCCAGTATTTCAGCTTCCACGACGACGCCACCGGCAACCTCGTGGCCTCGCGCCTCCTCGCCGCCGCCGACCGCGGCGTGCGCGTGCGCGTGCTCATCGACGGCACCGGAACCATCGGGCGCGACGGGGACCTCCTCGCCCTCGACGCCCATCCCAATCTCGAAGTCCGCATTTTCAACCCTTTCAAAAACCGCAGCAGCAACACCGTTTCCCTCGCCACGCAATTCTTCATCGACGGGCGCCGCCTCAACCGGCGCATGCACAACAAGTCCTTCATCGTCGACAACCAGATCGCCATCATCGGCGGCCGCAACATCGGCGACGAATACTTCGACGCGCGCCAGGACATGAACTACCGCGACCTCGACGTCATCACCATCGGCCCCGTCGTCGCGCCCATGTCCGAGACCTTCGACACCTTCTGGAACAGCGACTACGCCTACCCGATCACCGCCTTTCATTCCCGCCCGCCCAGGCCCGACGCCATCGCCCGACGCCGCGCCGCGATCGAGGCCGGCTCGTTCGCCCTCAGTTCCGCCGCCGACATCGACACCCTGCTCGGCGACGGACCGCTCACCCCCCGCCCGCTCCGCGCCAACCCCACCGCCGTGCAACCCCGCTGGCACTGGGGCTCCGCGCGACTCATCGCCGACGACCCGCTCAAGGCCAATCCCGACAGCCCCAAAAAAGGCCCGCGCCTCGGCGAAATCCTCGACGAGATGCTCCCCGGAACCACGGACGAGCTCATCATCATCTCGCCCTACTTTGTCCCGCAGAAACAAGGCGTCGCCCTCCTGGCCGGCATCGAGCAGCGCGGCGCCCAGGTGAAGGTCCTCACCAACTCGCTCGCCTCGACCGACAACCTCATCGTCCACACCGGCTACGCCCGCTACCGCCGCCGCCTGCTCGAGGCCGGCGTCGAACTCTACGAACTGCGTCCCATCCCCGCCGCCAAAAACAAGACCCTGTTCCGCGGCAAACGCTCGCGCGGCATCAGCCTGCACGCGAAAGCCATCGTGATCGACCGCCGCATGACCTTCATCGGTTCGATGAACATCGATCCCCGCGCCGCGCTCCTCAACACCGAAATCGGCGTGCTCGTTGACAGCCCTTCCCTCGCCACCGCCGTCGCGCAGTTTTTCAAGGAGGCCAGCGAGCCCGACAGCAGTTTCCGCCCGCATCTTCTTCCCCCGAACGACAAGGGGCAGCGCCCGCTTTGCTGGACGGGCGAGAGCGACGGCCGGGAGATCAAAACCTACGTCGAGCCCCGCGCCAGCCTCTGGCGCCGCATCAGCGCCAAGGTCCTGCGCATTTTCCCCATCGAGGGGCTGCTTTGA
- a CDS encoding adenylosuccinate synthetase produces MSLLPFSSQLIADVGISFGDEGKGRLIPEIAAELRDTGAPVSVVLKVNGGANSGHTAAGIKLNLLPAGVADAGVAHLAIGSGVVADPRKIWWEALPLEKKGHAVRVRLLIDERALVSDLTHRLLDLAWEDYRVNILREEPRGSTGRGITPAFSDETGQWQIHYADFLAPPAEFRKKLAQRADRACRVIQHVCQVSAATWDSFFEKLTAAELRANAEAIDLGVFDKSEFDFTRFKSPAPFTLDLDTLADAYWKAGYGLAPQIGEVRELVLRELRAGRTVIGEFGQSYWLDKRHGFTPNVTASHTFTPEFFESAGVPVQRIHTFGVAKAYDTKVGTHTFITRMDDAHPLSILLKKLEFGTSTGRQRMVGWFDAVEKGDALRYGGYQDLMINKIDALSHTGEWRDDLLICTAYEDASGRRYHHVPRNDAVRRALRPVYEKHPGWKGDISQIRRFADLPRNAQRYTAAMLRGIFDVAWHGEPFPSADRLPNFRYLGVGPEPSQIIKDLPPAAELIKLR; encoded by the coding sequence ATGTCACTCCTCCCTTTCTCCAGCCAACTGATCGCTGACGTCGGCATCTCCTTCGGTGACGAAGGCAAAGGCCGCCTCATCCCGGAAATCGCCGCCGAGCTGCGCGACACCGGCGCGCCCGTCTCCGTCGTCCTCAAGGTCAACGGCGGCGCCAACTCCGGCCACACCGCCGCCGGCATCAAGCTGAACCTCCTGCCCGCTGGCGTCGCCGACGCCGGTGTCGCTCACCTCGCCATCGGCAGCGGCGTCGTCGCCGACCCGCGCAAGATCTGGTGGGAGGCGCTCCCGCTGGAGAAAAAAGGCCACGCCGTCCGCGTCCGCCTCCTCATCGACGAACGCGCCCTCGTCTCCGACCTCACCCACCGCCTGCTCGACCTCGCGTGGGAGGACTACCGCGTCAACATCCTCCGCGAGGAGCCGCGCGGCTCGACCGGCCGCGGCATCACGCCCGCCTTTTCCGACGAGACCGGCCAGTGGCAGATCCACTACGCCGACTTCCTCGCCCCGCCCGCCGAATTCCGCAAAAAACTCGCCCAGCGCGCCGACCGCGCCTGCCGCGTCATCCAGCACGTCTGCCAGGTGAGCGCCGCCACCTGGGACTCGTTTTTCGAAAAACTCACCGCCGCCGAACTCCGCGCCAACGCCGAGGCCATCGACCTCGGGGTTTTTGACAAAAGCGAATTCGACTTCACCCGCTTCAAGAGCCCCGCCCCCTTCACCCTCGACCTCGACACGCTCGCCGATGCGTATTGGAAAGCCGGATACGGACTGGCCCCGCAAATCGGCGAGGTGCGCGAGCTCGTCCTCCGCGAGCTGCGCGCCGGCCGCACCGTCATCGGCGAGTTCGGCCAGTCCTACTGGCTCGACAAACGCCACGGCTTCACCCCCAACGTCACCGCCTCGCACACCTTCACGCCGGAGTTTTTCGAGAGCGCGGGCGTCCCGGTCCAGCGCATCCACACCTTCGGCGTCGCCAAGGCCTACGACACCAAGGTCGGCACCCACACCTTCATCACCCGGATGGACGATGCGCACCCGCTCAGCATCCTCCTGAAAAAACTCGAATTCGGCACCAGCACCGGCCGCCAGCGCATGGTCGGCTGGTTCGACGCCGTGGAAAAAGGCGACGCCCTGCGCTACGGCGGCTACCAGGATCTCATGATCAACAAAATCGACGCGCTCTCCCACACCGGCGAATGGCGCGACGACCTCCTCATCTGCACCGCCTACGAGGACGCGTCGGGCCGGCGCTACCACCACGTCCCCCGCAACGACGCCGTCCGCCGCGCCCTGCGGCCTGTTTACGAGAAACATCCCGGCTGGAAGGGCGACATCTCGCAAATCCGCCGCTTCGCCGACCTCCCGCGCAACGCGCAACGCTACACCGCCGCGATGCTGCGCGGCATTTTCGACGTGGCCTGGCATGGCGAGCCGTTCCCCTCTGCCGACAGGCTCCCCAATTTCCGCTACCTCGGCGTGGGACCCGAGCCTTCGCAGATCATCAAGGACCTGCCGCCCGCCGCCGAGTTGATCAAACTGCGCTGA
- the gndA gene encoding NADP-dependent phosphogluconate dehydrogenase: protein MPKEYSDIGLIGLAVMGQNLALNIADHGFQISVYNRTTEKTDKFIAENPNTPGGLVGTKTLEEFVKSLAKPRKMVILVQAGRATDAVIDGLVPLLEQDDIIIDGGNALWTDTIRREKALKEKGLRFIGSGVSGGEEGARFGPALMPGGDKAAYKELEKIWNAVAAKVDRKTGKPIPGAAPGKPVKGGVPCATYIGENGAGHYVKMVHNGIEYGDMQMICEAYAILKGVLGLKAAEMGAIFSEWNRGALDSFLIEITADILKQKDPVTKKPFVDIVLDTAGQKGTGKWTSVNALDMGVPAPTIAESVFARCLSAVKEERVAASKILKGPKAKSYTGSKKALIEAIHDALYCSKICSYAQGFQLMREAQKEYGWKLDFGRIAQIWRGGCIIRAAFLQKITEAYKKNPRLANLLLDPYFNKTIQTAQANWRKVVSLAVEHGISVPTFSSALSYYDGYRSARLPANLLQGQRDYFGAHTYERVDVKRGKFFHIDWPDAKRPQYEA, encoded by the coding sequence ATGCCTAAAGAATACTCCGATATCGGCCTCATCGGCCTCGCTGTCATGGGCCAGAACCTCGCCCTCAACATCGCCGACCACGGCTTCCAAATCTCGGTTTATAACCGCACGACCGAGAAGACCGACAAGTTCATCGCGGAAAACCCGAACACCCCCGGCGGCCTCGTCGGCACCAAGACCCTCGAGGAATTCGTGAAATCCCTCGCGAAGCCCCGCAAGATGGTCATCCTCGTCCAAGCCGGACGCGCCACCGACGCCGTCATCGACGGGCTCGTCCCGCTGCTCGAGCAGGACGACATCATCATCGACGGCGGCAATGCCCTCTGGACGGACACCATCCGCCGCGAAAAAGCGCTCAAGGAAAAAGGACTCCGCTTCATCGGCTCCGGCGTTTCCGGCGGCGAGGAAGGCGCGCGCTTCGGCCCCGCCCTCATGCCCGGCGGCGACAAGGCCGCCTACAAGGAACTCGAAAAAATCTGGAACGCCGTCGCCGCCAAGGTTGACCGCAAGACCGGCAAGCCCATCCCCGGCGCCGCCCCCGGCAAACCCGTGAAAGGCGGCGTGCCCTGCGCCACCTACATCGGCGAAAACGGAGCCGGCCATTACGTGAAAATGGTGCACAACGGCATCGAATACGGCGACATGCAGATGATCTGCGAGGCCTACGCGATCCTGAAAGGCGTCCTCGGCCTCAAGGCCGCCGAGATGGGCGCCATCTTCTCCGAATGGAACCGCGGCGCGCTCGACAGCTTCCTCATCGAAATCACCGCCGACATTCTCAAGCAGAAAGACCCCGTCACGAAAAAGCCCTTCGTGGACATCGTGCTCGACACCGCCGGGCAGAAAGGCACCGGCAAATGGACCTCGGTCAACGCGCTCGACATGGGCGTGCCCGCGCCGACCATCGCCGAGTCCGTCTTTGCCCGCTGCCTCTCCGCCGTGAAGGAAGAGCGCGTCGCCGCCTCGAAAATCCTCAAAGGCCCGAAGGCGAAAAGCTACACCGGCTCGAAAAAGGCGCTCATCGAGGCCATCCACGACGCGCTCTACTGCTCGAAAATCTGCTCCTACGCGCAAGGCTTCCAACTCATGCGCGAGGCGCAGAAGGAATACGGCTGGAAGCTCGACTTCGGCCGGATCGCGCAAATCTGGCGCGGCGGCTGCATCATCCGCGCTGCCTTCCTGCAAAAGATCACCGAGGCCTACAAAAAGAACCCGAGGCTCGCGAACCTGCTGCTCGACCCGTATTTCAACAAGACGATCCAGACGGCGCAGGCGAACTGGCGCAAGGTCGTGTCGCTCGCGGTCGAGCACGGCATCAGCGTCCCGACCTTCAGCTCGGCGCTGTCCTACTACGACGGATACCGCTCCGCCCGCCTGCCGGCCAATCTGTTGCAAGGCCAGCGTGACTACTTCGGCGCGCACACCTACGAGCGCGTGGACGTGAAGCGCGGCAAGTTCTTCCACATCGACTGGCCCGACGCCAAGCGCCCGCAATACGAGGCATAA
- a CDS encoding TonB-dependent receptor, with translation MIPQAGVSCAPLSQLRSAPPPNKPTRIMQTKKLCAPHVMLAALMASCLPPAFGQAVPAPTATSDDEVIVLSEFTVVSSSLRESMITAQERKRERFEISDSIVADDINKLPDFSVTDALSRISGIQIDRERGEGNGNVAIRGISQTESLLNGREIFSAEGGSRQFNMSELPAEMLAGIDVYKSSAANIIEGGLGGTIDVRLRRPFDFKGLEAVASVRGIYGDLVDEMKFQYSALASNRFKVGRGELGILVNFTYQERSWREDFMNPGTPKTYNVSGYGDVQVPNGSYEGVTAGSRERSGVNAVVQYVPFKGLEIYAEGTFSELKTVQDTYGVFFTPANDSGIDPTSLVLHPGTKDATVVRFTDKVSVGTYDTVRDTMEKHRLFAIGAKWNKDALSLKADLSYTDAYSVLHQEGLNTGNNFASGIDLLIDNRGKVASTSTDADLADASDYRITSLSYVDRPYNGDMTALAVDAEYKLSKGFFTSVLAGTRYAMRNANNGNGMINTGGVNIATDGSYTPVNAHLFTQPYPDYFTSGNNGSAASRGVWHGNQSLIRGNIVKFRQDFGITAPLPTGPSNGIMGRWNIDEDTLTGYAMGKFQVRGVFDGAVGLRFARTEENIDSARQDKLPDNTIVRTPLSVSNSYNDLLPSLNTRFFLQDDFFLRVSLSKTLTRPTLPSLAPSLSLTQMVEESQNTGSSGNPDLKPVRAWNYDLSLEKYFSKSASAYLALFYKDVEGYISDTKTPETYDGHTYMISRPANMGDGKVKGFELGGQIFLDFLPGWLSGFGAQANYTYVDSEVDNAQFPNKVPLNNLSKHSFNLILMYEYQKFSARVAYNWRDKFYVGSFTYLDLNTTPPTATLYPQYMADYGWLDASVSYSFNKRVRLSIDGTNLLNTIRTKYTGLEHLKNNAWVNDVQFVASLTIRL, from the coding sequence TTGATTCCCCAGGCAGGCGTCAGTTGCGCACCCCTGTCGCAATTGAGGTCTGCCCCTCCCCCCAACAAACCAACACGTATCATGCAAACGAAAAAATTGTGCGCCCCGCACGTCATGCTTGCCGCACTCATGGCTTCATGTCTGCCTCCTGCCTTTGGGCAGGCTGTGCCCGCCCCCACCGCCACGTCTGATGACGAGGTGATTGTCCTGTCGGAATTCACGGTCGTAAGTTCAAGTCTCAGGGAAAGTATGATCACCGCCCAGGAGCGAAAACGGGAACGGTTCGAAATTTCCGACTCCATTGTCGCGGATGACATCAACAAACTCCCCGACTTTAGCGTCACCGACGCACTCTCGCGCATTTCCGGCATACAAATCGATCGTGAGCGTGGCGAGGGCAACGGCAACGTCGCCATTCGCGGCATATCCCAAACCGAGAGCCTGCTGAACGGCCGCGAGATTTTCAGCGCCGAAGGAGGAAGCCGCCAGTTCAATATGTCGGAACTGCCGGCGGAAATGCTCGCCGGCATCGATGTCTATAAAAGTAGCGCCGCGAACATAATCGAAGGCGGCCTTGGCGGCACCATTGATGTCCGCCTGCGCCGTCCCTTTGACTTCAAGGGGCTGGAGGCGGTGGCCAGCGTCCGGGGCATTTATGGTGATCTGGTCGATGAAATGAAATTCCAGTATTCCGCCTTGGCCAGCAACCGCTTCAAGGTCGGGCGCGGTGAGCTGGGCATCCTTGTCAACTTCACTTATCAGGAGCGTTCATGGCGCGAGGATTTCATGAATCCCGGTACGCCCAAGACATACAACGTGTCTGGTTATGGTGACGTGCAAGTTCCCAATGGATCTTATGAAGGCGTCACCGCCGGAAGCCGCGAGCGCAGCGGTGTCAATGCTGTTGTCCAATACGTTCCTTTCAAGGGGCTGGAAATCTACGCCGAGGGCACCTTTTCCGAGTTGAAGACGGTGCAGGATACTTATGGCGTGTTTTTCACCCCGGCAAATGATTCCGGCATTGATCCAACCTCCCTTGTCCTGCATCCGGGCACCAAGGATGCGACAGTGGTCAGGTTTACGGATAAAGTTTCGGTGGGCACCTATGACACCGTCCGCGACACGATGGAGAAGCACCGTTTGTTTGCCATCGGTGCCAAGTGGAACAAGGACGCGCTTTCTCTCAAGGCGGATTTGAGCTACACCGACGCCTACAGCGTTCTGCATCAGGAGGGGCTCAATACAGGAAATAATTTTGCCAGTGGCATAGACCTCCTCATCGACAATCGCGGAAAAGTCGCCTCCACCAGCACCGACGCAGACTTGGCGGACGCCAGTGACTATAGAATCACCAGCCTGTCTTATGTGGACCGGCCCTATAATGGCGATATGACGGCGTTGGCGGTGGATGCGGAATACAAGCTCTCGAAGGGATTTTTCACCTCGGTGCTGGCCGGCACGCGTTATGCGATGCGCAATGCCAATAATGGAAACGGCATGATTAACACCGGCGGAGTGAATATCGCCACTGACGGCAGCTACACGCCCGTCAATGCCCACCTCTTCACCCAGCCCTATCCGGATTATTTTACCAGCGGCAACAATGGTTCCGCCGCGTCACGGGGTGTCTGGCATGGAAACCAGAGCCTGATCCGGGGCAATATAGTCAAATTTCGCCAGGACTTTGGCATCACGGCTCCGCTGCCCACTGGGCCGAGCAATGGCATCATGGGGCGTTGGAATATTGATGAAGATACTCTGACGGGCTATGCGATGGGCAAATTCCAAGTCCGGGGAGTTTTTGACGGGGCGGTGGGGTTGCGCTTTGCCCGCACGGAAGAGAATATAGACAGCGCCAGACAGGATAAGCTTCCTGACAATACCATAGTCCGCACGCCCCTCTCCGTGTCGAATAGTTATAATGACCTTCTGCCGAGCCTTAACACGCGTTTCTTCTTGCAGGACGATTTCTTCCTTCGCGTCTCCCTCTCCAAGACGTTGACCCGGCCCACCCTCCCGAGTCTGGCGCCGTCGCTCTCGCTCACGCAGATGGTTGAGGAAAGCCAGAACACGGGCAGTTCGGGCAATCCCGACCTCAAGCCGGTCCGCGCTTGGAATTATGATCTTTCACTGGAAAAGTATTTCTCCAAGTCGGCCTCCGCTTATCTGGCTTTGTTTTACAAGGATGTGGAGGGATATATCTCGGACACGAAAACCCCGGAAACTTACGACGGGCATACCTACATGATCTCCCGCCCGGCGAACATGGGCGATGGCAAGGTCAAGGGCTTCGAGCTCGGCGGCCAGATATTCCTTGATTTTCTGCCCGGCTGGTTGAGCGGTTTTGGCGCCCAGGCCAACTATACCTATGTGGACAGTGAGGTGGACAACGCCCAGTTCCCCAACAAGGTGCCCTTGAACAATCTGTCGAAACACAGCTTTAACCTCATCCTCATGTATGAATACCAGAAGTTCTCCGCGAGGGTGGCTTACAACTGGCGCGACAAGTTCTATGTCGGATCATTTACCTATCTGGACCTTAATACAACACCACCCACCGCCACCCTGTATCCCCAGTATATGGCGGATTACGGCTGGCTGGATGCCTCCGTGTCGTATTCGTTTAACAAGCGCGTGCGCCTGTCCATTGACGGCACGAACCTGCTGAATACGATCCGCACCAAATATACGGGGCTCGAACACTTGAAAAACAACGCTTGGGTGAATGACGTGCAGTTTGTCGCCTCGCTCACCATCCGCCTGTAG